The Thunnus maccoyii chromosome 12, fThuMac1.1, whole genome shotgun sequence genomic interval TCATAAGGTAGGTAATGATAGAATATTAATTTAGTATGTCATATACCTTTTAACTTCAACAGTTGACACCATTACCTGGAAATATCAGAGCCTGAATATAAAATACTTTGCAACAATTTGCTTAAAATCTGtaacagttttttgtttgtttgtttgtttgatagttattgtgttttgttttgtggtagTCAATGCTGCAAATTTCAACAGTAATGTATCCAAACATGATGGTAACTATATCCAGTTATATCCATCAACATAAAGCAGATAGCACAATGACCATTTATCACTTTCAAAATCTTCAGTTCCTATCAGTTGTGAAAATGATACAATTATGACTCCAGTGCTGCACTTTGGCCATATTCTAGTTATATGCTGCCCTCTGTAGACAACTGTCTGCACCTGCATTATAAATGCACACCCTTCAGTTCCAAGTAGGACTAAACACAGGACTTGTCTGGACTAAGATCTCTCAAACAGTTGAAATACAAAACTACATGAATTTACCAAGTATTTGTACAGTTTAGTCTGGAAGCTGCAACATTACGTTAAAGATGGCGGTTAGCATTTCAACACTGTAAGAGGAGATGGGATGAGTTTTAATGACAGTCAGGAGactcagcagcagctgatggAAACTTGGGTGAGTGTGAGTTGACTTCCCCCACCAGCGTTCACACAGATAAAGTTGACCCACTAGACTGTAACGACTCAAAACCACATACCTCCTTATGAGACATCGTTCCACCACACAGTAAGCAGAAATTCTCACTTTACCAGGAAGCAGTGTGCCGGTGACATTTTTCATACTCAGCCACAAACTCCCTGTGATCTCTCAGTAAGATATACAACTGCATCTGTTAATGTTACACAGTCAACTTTAATagacttgtttttttgaaaaaaaaaaaaggctctaATAAAATCCTGCTTTGGTTTCAGCATTGTGGAATTAAGTCCATGTATCATCAATAAAATTGTGCAAATAAGCTGCAGGTACATCTAGCTACAACCCACAAGTGACTACCTAAGccattcatttcaatattttcactgaattcctttaaaaaaatacaataatacacTAACAAACACCTTTAAAAATAGATacagataaacaaaatataagCACATTCAACTAACTTTGCTAtgatacaataataaataaagttcatTTTTTCAAACAGCAGGGAATTTTGAATTACACACTCATGCTACACATTTtccccacatacacacagttcCACCAAACCTAATGTTTCCACTCTGCCATCCAGAGTCCACCATAAACTCTGTTGAGTCTCTCTCGCAGCCTCACGAGCAGTAGGTCCTGCAGGCAGTCCCAGCTCACCCACAACCTCTCCACTATGCTGTACTGGCAGTAGCCCATAGCCAAACCAAAGCCCACATCTGTTACATAGTGTCGGGCAAGCAGAAGCCGGGAGAGGCTCACCAGGCCGGCCCATCCCACCACTAGCACCCGCATGGAGGCTGTGTCCACCAGCTGGGCGAGGAGGAACCGGGCACACATAGCCGCCCGTGTGGCGTGGCCTGAGGGGAAGGAGTAGCGCTCCACGAAGAAGGTGGAGAGGATGTCTGAACGGTTCTTGGCAGGCCTTCGACGTCTGACCAGACTCTTTACAACTCTCACCAGCAACAAATCCAACAGCAGAGCTgtgaggaggaaagaaagagacaacATTGGTTTCAGGTTTCATTACATCCTGAGAACTCATATTCTCCCTTGACAAACATTTCCTCTCAGTGAAACTGCATTTTAAAGTAATCCATTCTACGACATCACTCTGCAACCTagtttctcctctgtctttcacAGCAGATTCTTTACTAGCAATGGAAAAATACACCATTACAAATGAAATTAATTCCAAATCTTTTTACTCAAGTAATACAGAAATATCATCAGCAAAATGTGTCAGTAAAAGCAGTCATTATGCAGCAGAATGGCTTCTCTAAGTATCCAAATATTATGACATTCATGGCTTCAATATTACagtattgtatttgtattttctttgcgTCAGGTGAAGGGTGGGCTAATCTGAACTATTCTATATAATGCTGGGTAGTTTCATCTATAGCAATTCATCCCTTTATTTATAAGTTCGTgacatattttgtatgtaaaattataatctgcaaagtaaccagtaactaggtgtcaaataaatgtagtgaattaaaaagtacaatgtttgcctctgaaatgtacTAGAGTAAAATGGATATTTGGGTAAAATACAAGCTTAATTGGGCAGTTATAAACCTCTAGTTAACTAATCCAGAACTTCAGGTATCACTCTCTAATGAGACACCCATTATAAAGGcaagaattttcttcaattaaacaaagacagaactgaagtaattgtttttggagcaaAGGAAGAATGTTTAAAGGTCAGCACTCTGCTTCAATCGGTAATGTGataaaccacaaaccaagccgGAAATCTtagtgtagtcatggactcagacctgaatttcaacagccacattaagaatATTACAAAGTCAgtctactatcacctgaagaatatatcaagaattaaaggacttatgtctcagcaggatttggaaaaacttgtccatgtaTTTATCTCCAGTAGACTCAGCTACTGTAACAGTGTCTTCACAGGTctacctaaaaaaatcaattagacagctgcagctgattcagaacgctgctgctcaagtcctcactaagaccaagaaagtggatcatatcactccagttctcagatctttacactggcttcctgtctgtcaaagaatagattttaagatattgctgttggtttataaagcactgaatggtttagggccaaaatacatttctgatctgctacattatgaaccatacagacctctcaggtcatctggaactggtctgctttctgtctccagagtcaaaactaaacatggagaagcacCGTTctgtttttatgctccacatatctggaacaaacttccagaaaactgcaggtctgctgcaactctgttcttttaaatcacagctgaagacttttctgtttgccactgccttttattaaacaaaatttGAGGgctaatattttacactgcactgtaacgtttattctcttgttttatctgtcttattccctttttatctccaaatttaacactttttaattgtttttatatgtctttttacttgcgttgcttttatattctgttttgatgccttttatgctctatgtaaagcactttgaattgccttgttgttgaaatttgctatacaaataaacttgccttgcctaatAAATACTTCTTAATAAGCCACCaagtctgcagttataaatcCTAACCAGATATTTAATAAAAGGATACAACACAATTACAACACATTAATCAATCTTACTGATGAATCAAAGATATACAAAGACAAAGCAGATGACTCGCTGGACAATAAACACCAGCAAAAACGATTTTCACGACTTGGAAATTTCAACGTTTTCTTGTCAAGTGATATATAAAGCTTTAACAAACGATGTTTTAACTATTAATAATACTAGTACTTACTACTCATAAAATCTTTATAAAGGTCaccttattagaaagtggtgCTGAGCTCTAATTAAAGATTTAAACATGCTACTGTTGGACTTTTCACGTGTGACCTTGTACAAGACTAACagcaaatgtaaaatacaatataattaaCAAAAATAGTAACAATACcctaaaatgtctttcttttgaaatgaaaacctcatttatttctgtttgatttaaCACATAAGAAGAGTTCAGGCTACTAGCCCCAGTATTTCCAAAACAGTAGTCCTGTATGCGCCAAGAATAGCTCTGGTATTTCACTTCATCACAGTACAGTATAACAGCACAGGACTTGACCTCAAAGCTGTCAATCATCAAATATAATCTACACATGCAAATAAAGCATCACTCGTGTCGCTTGCATGTCACTCAGTGGCCACAGATGCTATCAGCTGCGGCTCCAAGGAGAAAAGTTTCCATGGCTGTGCTGTGGCTGTCTCTCGGTCACGGGGGCGTGCAAACAGCCTCTGACCATAACAATTGAGTTGACCGATGCAGCTTTGGTCTGTTATGTTGTGCTATTTAAACAGTCATTATCATTACTCAGTTTTGAAAAGACCTCAATAAAGCCACTGGTGACTGCCAACAGCTTCACTTTGGAATTGGTACAAATGTGCGTAATTACGCATTGGCTCCACCGCCGCTAATGTGGAGTTAAACAACAGACACCCAAATGATAGCAGGTTGAAAGCTTATAATGTGCACTCCATCGTCTGCTGAGTTCAAGATAAATGCGCAAAAGTTATCTGGAATGCCAAATGCAAGGCTGAATGAAACAGCAggaaaattaatttcatttagaTCTAATTCTAAAGGAAATCTAAACCAAAGTTAAGTCCAGCCTCGACAATCTTGCTGGAGTCTTTCTTGATCCCCCCCAATTCAAAACAGTGGGCACACATTTGCTCACCCAGGGCCAAATTCAACATGATCTCTTGCTCCGCCACAGTTTCTCCACCGAGCAGCGTGTACAGAGTGCCGATGAGCCACGGGATGACATGCCCGGAGAACTCCACCAGTCGCACCAGGGGCCTTATGCTGCCCCATGGAGACTCCTCAGAGGCGCATACTCCGAGCCGCTTGGACAGCCACAGATCTATAGCCAACAGAAACCGGAGCGTTATAGTAAATATCGACTGTCTCAGACTGACTGAAAAGTCCTCAGTTTGCGCTCCGGGGGAAAAGTAAGAACAGCTGGAGCCCCGGCGGCGGACATGGCACTCAGATGATGCCCGGTTTCCACACTGATTTCCACGGCAGCTATTCCGTCTGGACACTGCTGAGGACATTTTTCGTTTGACAAAGTGTCCTTAGAAATATATATCCGCCCTTCTTTATGGACCACCTGTGGCCAGTAAACACTTTAATCCTGCTGCGCTCAGACGCAAAACATCCTGAAAACTGGACACTCCGCATGGTGGATAAAACGCTCCCAGTTTAGACCTGGACTGCTCTGGTCACGTGGCTAAATTATTCTTCCTATTGACATGTCATTGAACTAGTCATGCGTTTTAAAATTGTGTTAACTATTTGAAATGTCTTTAAGTTACTTCTCAACCAAACGCAATTTAGTCTATGATGTTTCAGACTTGCCATTCACGTCTATTTTATGATTAAATATAGTTTTAACAATACATGACCATCCTCTGGTGGAGAAGTGTTGCACtctaataaaatatttaaatccttAACGGCGCCATTTACCTAAAGCGCGACCTGAACGCATCACATTTTATGAGCCTATTATATGCAAAGTGGATGCTTATGTAAACGGAGTTGTCTGTTCAGAGGAAGTATGCGCCTCCTCTTTAAGTGTGATCggagctgcagctgaacagacaGACAACCTCCACGGACGGACACGCTGAAAATGCCAGGACTGCTGCTCGGAGATGTATTTCCTGATTTTGAAGCAGAGACCACCAATGGCAAAATGAAACTCCATGAATTCCTCGGTGATTCGTAAGTAGGCTCATTGATTATTGTTTTTCGTTGTTGATTTTATTGGCTTATTGAGAAATCACTTTACAGGAGAAAGAGCTTGTATGATTGCAAATGTCCAGTTCCTGTTACTCCTGGCTAACTTCTGCTTTATAGTTGTTGCGTCAGATTGACAGATAATATGAAAAGCATCAGTGAGCTGAAGAGACCAGAGGACAAAACTAAAAACCTTCAAACATGTTGATATTTGCTGACCTCATGACAACAAAAAGTCCCTCCTGTCGTCATTTTTGAAACATCTCAATGTTTCAGAGGTCACTTCCTGTCAGTTTGGCTGCAGATGCATCTTTCAGGCTCATCCTATTCTGCAACGCAACAATAAGAAACAATAGTTACCACAATATAAAAGAGGTCGGTAACAGGAGAGGAAGCTGAGTCAGAGTGAGACCTGATTGTGAATATCAGATATTATCTCCCCCACTAAAGAAGCACCAACTCCGACCTTGAAATACACCTGACACTAATCCCTCTTTTCACTCCAGATGGGGAGTCTTGTTCTCCCACCCTAGAGACTACACCCCGGTGTGCACCACGGAGCTGGGTCGAGCTGCCAGACTCTGCAGTGAGTTCAGTAAACGCGGCGTCAAAATGATCGCCCTGTCCATCGACTGTCTGGAGGATCACCACGGCTGGACCAAGGTGTGATAAATGCAGCATCTGTTTACTGTCACCACATCTGTGTGTGAGAAACATACCATAATACCAGCTACGGAGGCGTAATGCATTTacttgagataaaaaaaatgccCTACATTTTTTCTGAATTAACGTGATAATCATCTCGGAAATTCTGAGAAaacttttcataaaaaaaatctgctctgtttttctgaatcAACGAGATAATGCGAAATTCTGAGAAAActtttcatgaaaaaataattaggccatgctctgtttttctgaattaacgAGATACCTCAAAATTCCAAGAAAAGATTTCATTCCTACTTGAGAGCTCATAGTAAACCTGTCCCGCCTGTTTAATCCAGCTTtatgttggttttggtttgaaaCATTGGGAGATACTCGTGTCTTTAAGTGGTATAGATGGTGTTGTTATTAGTTTGTCGACTTTGCTTTGCGCAGGCACCTCAGGACAGACAACATGTTTCATCAAAGCCCAGAAATAGATGAAACAAACCCACCAGACTGCCCATAGAGCTGAGAGGTTATTTTAGCTTGCAATTTCCACGAACAGGTACAGTGGGGATGACTGATACTGTTAGAGAGAACATCTGAACCAGCAGTCTTTAAGATTTATCTGATAAGCTATTGGCAAAATAAAACTTACAGAGggtcaaacatgagaaaaaagtGCAATTATGTTCATAAAAGAACACAGAAAGAACATGACAGTAAACGCGTATCTTTCAGGGCCCTCGTCTCAGTGAGCGAGGCCGTCGTTACCGTAATTACACTACTTTAGGCGCAACGTAATTCAGACGGCGGCGTTACCGCAGTCACGATTTTGAGGTATCTcgttaattcagaaaaacaaagcagaattattttttcatgaaaacttTTCTAAGAAAACTTTTTCTAAGAATAATTGTGTcgttaattcagaaaaacatgGCTTTTTTTCTCAAGTGAATGCATTACACGTCTGTAGCTGGCACCCTGGAGGTACTGAATGTGAAATATCACAATCTTGCTGGATTTTTTTAAGACACGAAGTTTACAATTATGCAAGATAAAACTGAGTTTAGTTCTATTTAATATGTCACAATGGGAAAAACTGTTTAAGTGGGAAACTGGATAAGATGGCATGGTCAAATGTAACTATTTGGATGTGTTCAGACCAGACTTTAAGGAAAAAGTCACAGTTATGGGTTAtctaaaatcaaatcaaattagtACACTACATATCTCACCCATTTTAAGAGCAACCTCATAGCCAAATcttgtttaaataaatctttGTTTTATCCCAATTGTACTTCTACAGttccagtcaaaagtttggacacacttccccattcacttgaatgagaaagtgtgtccaaacttttgactggtactacaGATGTTTATATAAGACAACTGAGCTCCATCACTGTGGCACTGACTTAATTTGAATAAATCTTGTCTTTCTGTACTAACTAGGACATCTTGGCATACAACTTAGAGGAGTCTGCCTGCTCCTCGTTGCCCTTTCCCATCATAGCGGACAGGAAACGGGAGCTGGCAGTGTCCCTGGGCATGTTGGACCCTGATGAGAAGGACAAAGATGGCATGCCGCTCACTGCCCGCTGTGTGAGCGTCTTCACACtctctgtgcacacacagaatCTAATTTTCCTTCTTTGCAGCCTTCAAATTTTATCTACTTTCTTGCCTATATAGAGATCAGCCAACGTTCTCTTTTTGTAAGTAGGTGTTCATCATTGGCCCTGACAAACGGTTGAAACTGTCGCTCCTCTACCCGGCCACCACAGGACGTAACTTTGATGAGATCTTGAGAGTGGTGGACTCACTCCAGCTCACAGCAGGGAGACGAGTGGCCACACCTGCCGACTGGCAGGTATGTCACGTCTTTGAAAGTGACCTCAGTTGGCAGCAATTATTTCAGCAGCTGAATACAGCAGATGCTTCTATTTTTCTGGCTACTCTGTGTGTATTAGATGAAGGAGTGACAATGAAATTATCATTTTCATCTGGTTTATAAGATTTGAGGATTGAAAACAGCCACTTTCTTTCATCTTCCTGTTTccacattaattaacaacaaaaaTGGACCTGACCTGCTTTCAGCCATCCAGAATAACCCCATCTTAttcctgtttgtcttcctcCAGCCTGGAGACTGTGTGATGGTCCCTCCCAGCATGTCTGAGGAGGAAGCGGCCTCTTTGTTCCCGGCTGGCATTTACACCAAAGACCTGCCCTCTGGCAAGAAGTACCTGCGCTACACACCTGAGCCAGGCAGAGAAGCACAGGCAGAGACAGAGCTCACTTCTGTCACACAGGCTGTACCTTAATCCAGCAGTCCTCCTTTACTTTCATCCTTTTATCCCCTATCAGGTAGATAAACACAGTCAGTGGGCATCCAGATGTCAATCAGTCCCTGACTAAACAGATGCAATAAAAACCAGTGCCTTAACAGATACTACGGACTCTTCTAATGTTCAGGCTACTTTTTTCAGGAAGTATCTCTAAACAGATTGGGGTTGAGATGGGTACATATAAAGCAAAAACTTAACTATATATGGCAGaagttgtttatatttttgcagCAGTAATACTGTATGGTATGAAAATTTAGGAGCAGAATTGATTTTGAAtcagttttataaatatttttttcaaccaTGCACTTCTTTTTTTGGACCAATGCAAGAGGAAGTGGTTTCTGGTGCTACTTACACAGATGATGACctacatttttaaatggttacttacatttataaatgttttaatgactgatgagtaTACAGTAACTTTGAATTAGTGAAAGTTTCATGGATTTACTGTATCTCTACTCTAATGGTTGAGTTTATGAATCTGTGTGGGACAATAAAAGCATTTAGGTTGCTGGTTTTTCTCATCATTATCGGACTAAAGGGTGATATTCAGCAAATGATGAACTACGGCAATGAATTTGCTTTGTCATTACATCCAGACAGCAATGACTAAGACCTCTCTGAGTTAGCTTTGGCCAGCAGCTCTCTCCCTGTCCCCCTCTATCATAAGTTAGTACTGTTAACTCAGCTGTGTAGGATTTGGCGTTCCCCCCTCACCGGGATGGACAGCATCAGTGAAGAGCTTATCGACTTTGATCCTGGGAACTGCAGGCTTCTCTCCATTACCAGCAAAGACCGGAGAATTTAAGGACAGTGGAGGCGTCACAACAGGAAACGGAAAGATAAAATGCAGTGAAGAGAGATGAAAGgacaggggttttttttaaaaatgaatgagtcACTATTGAGTTGAAGCacaataaattataaatcacAACATGCTGGCTGAGAGTGACAGTAAAAAAGCATGAGCGGTTCTttcattttaaccatttattagGAATATATTTGATGATCACTGATAGTATTTGACTTTGGCTGGACTTTGGACCATAGAGGTTCTTTTCAACTCTCATCTGCCAGCTGGTTTATATGAAATCCTGCATCTAAAATCTACCACCAGAACATCATATATAATTTATTCAAAGCCAGCTGGCCCCCTGACACACATCCGACCTCAGAAAGCTGTTTTCTTCTGAGTTTTtgagaaaacttaaaaacaccGGACTGGTACTGATATGAAAGCAGCAGGGTAAAGACGTCTGTCCTTGTTTCCTCCAGTGTTTGCATATGTCATCACTATTACTTCAGAGCCAGATGCAGCTCCACCGCCTCCCTCCAGCAGCATCATCTCTGGTTCATGAGGGCCTGGTACTCCCTCTGGTGGGCGATCAGACGCAGGAACACCTTGTACTTTCTCTCATAGAAGCTGAAAGAAAGTGTACAATTCCTGCAGTTAGGCATCAAATGCAGTAATGTgacatgattattattaaatactTGATTTTTCAAACTAGTTAAATGTGCAGATATGTAACATAACCTACTCTTAACACAACGGTTACATGTTGTGACTACTTGGATCATGAATTGTGCTTTTACAATGACACCAAAATTATGGAGAGCAAAAATTCTTACTGGTCATATGACTTGTTTTCCAAGGGGCCCATAAAAGCAGCAATGGTTTTCTtctaaaatgtttgaaaaagacGAGAAAATAAATTCTCTGCCTCACCTTTGGAGTTCACGGTCAGGCTGAACAACTTTCCCCACTTTAGCCATTCTCCCCATTGCCTCCTAAAACATGAATtgtagagaagaagaaaaaatatcacTCAATAAATCATGCTTTGCACATTCAGTTTGGGGCCGGCCGTGACCCAGTTATAGTACGAACATAAGCTGACTGCGGCGCTTTTGGTGTGGTTGAGTGTATGACTTATGCAGCGCAGGGCCCCTCTGCTGTCTGAACCTACCAGATCCAGGCAGTTCACTGTGTACAGCTCAGGGGATCAGACATAACAACTGCCTGCTGTAGTTATGGCTGAGAATGGGTTGACAGGTGCAGCCTAGTCCAAACAATAACGTCTTATTTTTAGCATATCTGACTTAAAGGCTTGCCGTTCTCTTTGGCTACGAGCTCTGGTACCGAGACCGAGCCGAGGGACGATAGCAAAAGATGAATACACACTTTATATCTTAAACACATCGTACACAAATCTGGCTCTTCTGTGACAAAAGTAGAACGGTGTGCTATATACTTTGTATTTCAAATGAACCCAGCAGATGGAAGCACTGAGTCAGTGATTATATGATCTGTGTGGTGTTATGTGCATATGGCCTGGGCTTATTGAGGTCAATATTATTGGAAAGAAAATACGAAGATTGGATTGCAAGCTATATATAAACAGCACATGCTCCACCTGGATTTCATTACATTTCCTTttcaaatggatttttttttaaaggggcactccaacaattttacacatgaagttaCATATTAAGAGGATTAATATACAGCCTGTGAAAAGAGGCATCTGATGTCTTCTGTGGCGCTAGCGGGAGATTTCCAAAGATAGAAAAATAACCTTGATGCTGGGCTTGTCTGTGTAACAAACTGGAAGTGTGTGGTTTCAAAGAAGTGAGCCTT includes:
- the LOC121908975 gene encoding phospholipid phosphatase 6-like, which produces MSSAVSRRNSCRGNQCGNRASSECHVRRRGSSCSYFSPGAQTEDFSVSLRQSIFTITLRFLLAIDLWLSKRLGVCASEESPWGSIRPLVRLVEFSGHVIPWLIGTLYTLLGGETVAEQEIMLNLALALLLDLLLVRVVKSLVRRRRPAKNRSDILSTFFVERYSFPSGHATRAAMCARFLLAQLVDTASMRVLVVGWAGLVSLSRLLLARHYVTDVGFGLAMGYCQYSIVERLWVSWDCLQDLLLVRLRERLNRVYGGLWMAEWKH
- the LOC121908976 gene encoding peroxiredoxin-6-like, with amino-acid sequence MPGLLLGDVFPDFEAETTNGKMKLHEFLGDSWGVLFSHPRDYTPVCTTELGRAARLCSEFSKRGVKMIALSIDCLEDHHGWTKDILAYNLEESACSSLPFPIIADRKRELAVSLGMLDPDEKDKDGMPLTARCVFIIGPDKRLKLSLLYPATTGRNFDEILRVVDSLQLTAGRRVATPADWQPGDCVMVPPSMSEEEAASLFPAGIYTKDLPSGKKYLRYTPEPGREAQAETELTSVTQAVP